Proteins found in one Pectobacterium atrosepticum genomic segment:
- a CDS encoding Bcr/CflA family efflux MFS transporter: MTPEAHLSGGPLLTGKIIALLAGLSAISILSTNIILPAFPDIGEQLGVSARELGLTLSSFFITFALGQLVVGPLADRYGRKKLVLGGLSIFIVGTVVGGLADSLETLIAGRVIQALGVCAAAVLARAIARDLFDGETLARALSLTMIATAAAPGFSPLVGSVLTTMLGWRAIFILVGLAAFAVAVFYVNTLGETHPAERRAPHSIPSVIVAYVKLAVDRKFILPALSMSLLMSGLFASFGAAPAILMSGIGLSSLQAGLYFASTVFVVFAAGMAAPRLAHRYGVQVITSGGIFIALLGGSLLLIGPEDPGLGWYTLSMIMFLWGMGLANPLGTAITMGPFGKQAGLASALLGFLTMGAAAITTWLGSVLTFPAVTALGGIQATVCLIALLLFLLRCKN, from the coding sequence ATCACCCCTGAAGCCCACTTGTCAGGGGGGCCGCTGCTGACAGGGAAAATTATCGCGTTACTGGCAGGGCTTTCGGCCATCAGCATACTGTCTACTAACATTATTCTTCCTGCATTTCCGGATATCGGGGAGCAGTTAGGGGTATCTGCTCGCGAGCTTGGACTTACCCTTTCCAGCTTTTTTATCACCTTCGCACTGGGACAGTTGGTGGTCGGCCCGTTGGCCGATCGCTATGGACGCAAGAAACTTGTGTTAGGGGGACTCTCAATATTCATTGTGGGTACGGTAGTGGGAGGGCTTGCCGACTCACTTGAAACGCTCATTGCCGGACGCGTCATCCAAGCGTTGGGTGTGTGTGCCGCTGCCGTTTTGGCTCGTGCCATTGCGCGTGATTTGTTTGACGGTGAAACATTAGCGCGTGCACTCTCCTTGACCATGATCGCCACAGCGGCGGCCCCGGGCTTCTCACCGTTGGTTGGCAGCGTGCTGACAACCATGCTGGGGTGGCGGGCGATTTTCATCCTTGTGGGCCTTGCCGCTTTTGCTGTCGCTGTATTCTATGTCAATACATTGGGAGAAACGCACCCTGCCGAACGGCGTGCGCCACATTCAATTCCGAGCGTAATAGTCGCGTACGTCAAGCTGGCTGTGGATAGAAAATTTATCCTTCCGGCACTATCGATGAGCCTGTTGATGAGCGGTTTGTTTGCGTCATTTGGCGCCGCGCCTGCCATCTTGATGAGTGGGATAGGGTTGTCATCATTACAAGCCGGGCTGTACTTTGCCTCCACTGTATTTGTCGTTTTTGCCGCGGGTATGGCTGCACCGCGACTGGCGCACCGCTATGGCGTGCAAGTCATTACCTCGGGAGGCATCTTCATCGCGTTACTCGGCGGTAGCCTATTGTTGATTGGGCCGGAAGATCCCGGTCTGGGTTGGTATACCCTGTCTATGATTATGTTCCTCTGGGGCATGGGGTTAGCCAATCCATTGGGAACGGCAATCACAATGGGTCCCTTTGGGAAACAGGCCGGGCTGGCATCCGCTTTGCTTGGATTTCTTACGATGGGAGCCGCTGCAATCACAACCTGGCTCGGTTCTGTGCTGACATTCCCCGCAGTCACAGCACTGGGAGGCATACAGGCGACGGTCTGTCTGATCGCTCTGTTACTGTTCTTACTGCGTTGCAAAAATTAA
- a CDS encoding SDR family oxidoreductase, whose product MTHKIALITGTSRGLGRNMALHLAKRGVHIIGTYRSGAVEAQAVKQEIEALGGKATMLPLDITDTASYQTFSDAVTETLMTDFGRERFDFLINNAGNGLFANFVDATEEQFSSLVATHLQGPIFLTQKLLPLVEDGGRILNVSSGFVRFTLPGYSLYAAVKAAVEVLTRYMAVELGSRQIRVNAIAPGAIATDFGGGAVRDNKDVNAYVAQGIALGRVGLPDDVGSAVAAILSDDMAWANGTTFDISGGQLL is encoded by the coding sequence ATGACCCATAAGATTGCACTCATCACTGGCACCAGCCGTGGCCTCGGCCGCAACATGGCTCTTCACCTCGCCAAGCGCGGCGTCCACATCATCGGCACCTATCGCAGCGGCGCTGTAGAAGCTCAAGCGGTGAAACAGGAGATCGAAGCGTTGGGTGGTAAAGCTACGATGCTGCCACTCGACATCACCGATACCGCCAGTTATCAGACTTTCTCAGACGCCGTGACTGAAACGTTGATGACCGATTTCGGACGCGAGCGTTTCGATTTTCTCATTAACAATGCCGGTAACGGCCTCTTTGCAAATTTCGTTGACGCGACTGAGGAGCAATTTTCTTCGCTGGTAGCCACGCATCTTCAGGGGCCGATTTTTCTGACTCAGAAACTGTTACCGCTTGTTGAAGACGGCGGGCGTATCCTGAACGTGTCGTCTGGCTTCGTGCGCTTTACGTTACCGGGATACAGCCTTTATGCGGCGGTGAAGGCTGCCGTTGAAGTTCTGACCCGCTACATGGCCGTAGAGCTGGGTTCACGTCAGATCCGGGTCAATGCCATTGCCCCAGGTGCCATCGCAACCGATTTTGGCGGTGGTGCAGTGCGCGACAATAAAGATGTCAACGCCTATGTGGCTCAGGGCATTGCTCTGGGGCGCGTCGGTCTGCCGGACGATGTAGGTAGTGCAGTAGCCGCCATCCTGTCCGATGACATGGCCTGGGCTAACGGCACGACCTTTGACATTTCGGGCGGGCAGCTGCTGTAG